The following coding sequences lie in one Ictalurus punctatus breed USDA103 chromosome 16, Coco_2.0, whole genome shotgun sequence genomic window:
- the LOC128635244 gene encoding mucin-5AC has product MSWAMKGLHLIFIALVLWRDTSGFGVWNTTSVVDWQAGRSNATWNQNFHFATPVQALELLSRKSANGNVDGGNSSSFSYTSEVQTAQQDSSFVQSSGGAAQGKPVLNAQGQATPMVQPQDNLMTQSSRLYWFESLKPENCGTLLSQSWPQKGQNNGGFQRPSRFQFGGTANQTSGSQTQSSYQPSTTTQVQTGESIAQPESFGASASYPSQTSGMYSVVQGPLIASSSQMPGFHIQSSYQPGTTTQVQTGQSASTSQAQSSGASTLYQGISSGRYLTSLGHIIPSSSQSVVTTNQTSGSQTQSSYQPSTTTLLQTGQPVLPQSQPSGASASYPSQTSGVYNIAQRPLTATLSEIPGFHIQSSYQPGTTTLLQTGQSASTSQAQSSGASTLYQGIRRNVTSLGHGFPYSTQSVVTANQTSGSQTQSSYQPGTTTLLQTGQSAPTSQAQSSGASTLYQGIRRNVTSLGHGFPYSTQSVVTANQTSGSQTQSSYQPGTTTLLQTGQSASTSQALGSPGAAPSGHAKWYTIVQGQTIPSSQASESQTQSSYQPSTTTLLQTGQPVLPQSQPSGASAPYPSQTSGVYNIAQRPLTVTLSEIPGFHIQSSYQPGTTTQVQTGQSASTSQAQSSGASTLYQGISSGRYLTSLGHIIPSSSQSVVTTNQTSGSQTQSSYQPGTTTLLQTGQSASTSQAQSSGASTLYQGIRRNVTSLGHGFPYSTQSVVTANQTSGSQTQSSYQPGTTTLLQTGQSASTSQALGSPGAAPSGHAKWYTIVQGQTIPSSQASESQTQSSYQPSTTTLLQTGQPVLPQSQPSGASAPYPSQTSGVYNIAQRPLTVTLSEIPGFHIQSSYQPGTTTQVQTGQSASTSQAQSSGASTLYQGISSGRYLTSLGHIIPSSSQSVVTTNQTSGSQTQSSYQPGTTTLLQTGQSASTSQAQSSGASTLYQGIRRNVTSLGHGFPYSTQSVVTSNQTSGSQTQSSYQPGTTTLLQTGQSASTSQALGSHGAAPSGHAKWYTIVQGQTIPSSQASGSQTQSSYQPSTTTLLQTGQPVLPQSQPSGASAPYPSQTSGVYNIAQRPLTATLSEIPGFHIQSSYQPGTTTLLQTGQSASTSQAQSSGASTLYQGIRRNVTSLGHGFPYSTQSVVTANQTSGSQTQSSYQPGTTTLLQTGLSASTSQAQSSGASTFYQGISSGRYLTSLGQSIPSSSHSVVTTNKISGLQDQSFQPDTTTNALVGQSASTSLAHGNFQAPNWHTITPPRFHNLLRNVSVSQSLSSDPQTRTINNILPFLNQSAGTSAMSQNNVQTPAFHTSTHFSPVPQTVATPPVSLPKPCRQTQCSMVESAIASIASSQTSPRVATSSQGTGSFAAVPIPGTSQNFAGIDFQGTLPVHDQYSSVCNFPFGFCNSPQGAANNKFVRSQSVQTHNL; this is encoded by the exons ATGTCATGGGCAATGAAGGG gcTCCATCTAATTTTCATTGCTTTGGTTCTTTGGAGAGATACAAGTGGATTCGGAG TGTGGAATACAACCTCTGTTGTTGATTGGCAAGCTGGACGCTCTAATGCAACATGGAACCAAAATTTTCACTTCGCTACGCCTGTTCAAGCTTTGGAGCTACTGTCCAGAAAAAGTGCAAATGGAAATGTTGACGGAGGAAATTCTAGTAGTTTCAGTTATACTTCAGAAGTCCAAACTGCTCAACAGGATTCTAGTTTTGTTCAGTCTTCTGGTGGTGCTGCTCAAGGTAAACCTGTACTAAATGCTCAAGGTCAAGCAACTCCCATGGTTCAACCGCAGGACAACTTGATGACTCAGTCCTCAAGGCTCTATTGGTTTGAATCTCTCAAGCCTGAAAACTGTGGCACTTTGCTCTCTCAATCTTGGCCTCAAAAAGGTCAGAATAACGGTGGATTCCAAAGACCATCCAGGTTCCAGTTTGGAGGCactgcaaaccagacatctggatcccagacccagtcgtCATACCAGCCTAGCACCACAACACAGGTTCAGACAGGCGAGTCTATTGCCCAGCCTGAGTCTTTCGGAGCTTCAGCTTCATATCCAAGTCAAACCTCTGGCATGTACTCTGTTGTACAGGGTCCTCTGATTGCATCCTCTTCCCAAATGCCTGGGTTCCacatccagtcatcataccagcctggcaccacaacacaggttcagacaggccagtctgcgtctacatctcaggctcagtcctctggtgcGTCAACGTTGTATCAAGGGATTAGCTCTGGCAGGTATCTGACTTCACTGGGTCATATAATTCCATCCTCCTCCCAGTCTGTGGTCACtacaaaccagacatctggatcccagacccagtcatcataccagcctagcaCTACAACGCTCcttcagacaggccagcctGTTCTTCCTCAGAGTCAGCCTTCGGGAGCTTCTGCTTCATATCCAAGTCAAACCTCTGGCGTGTACAATATTGCACAGCGTCCATTGACTGCAACCCTTTCCGAAATACCTGGGTTCCacatccagtcatcataccagcctggcactacaacactgcttcagacaggccagtctgcgtctacatctcaggctcagtcctctggtgcatcaacattgtatcaaggaattaggaggaatgtgacttctctgggtcatggctttccatactcaacccagtctgtggtgactgcaaaccagacatctggatcccagacccagtcatcataccagcctggcactacaacactgcttcagacaggccagtctgctcctacatctcaggctcagtcctctggtgcatcaacattgtatcaaggaattaggagaaatgtgacttctctgggtcatggctttccatactcaacccagtctgtggtgactgcaaaccagacatctggatcccagacccagtcatcataccagcctggcaccacaacactgcttcagacaggccagtctgcttctacatctcaggctcttGGCAGCCCTGGAGCTGCACCTTCAGGACATGCTAAATGGTACACCATTGTACAAGGTCAGACAATTCCATCTTCTCAAGCGTCTgaatcccagacccagtcatcataccagcctagcactacaacactgcttcagacaggccagcctGTTCTTCCTCAGAGTCAGCCTTCGGGAGCTTCTGCTCCATATCCAAGTCAAACCTCTGGCGTGTACAATATTGCACAGCGTCCATTGACTGTAACCCTTTCCGAAATACCTGGGTTCCacatccagtcatcataccagcctggcaccacaacacaggttcagacaggccagtctgcgtctacatctcaggctcagtcctctggcGCATCAACGTTGTATCAAGGGATTAGCTCTGGCAGGTATCTGACGTCACTGGGTCATATAATTCCTTCCTCCTCCCAGTCTGTGGTCACtacaaaccagacatctggatcccagacccagtcatcataccagcctggcactacaacactgcttcagacaggccagtctgcttctacatctcaggctcagtcctctggtgcatcaacattgtatcaaggaattaggaggaatgtgacttctctgggtcatggctttccatactcaacccagtctgtggtgactgcaaaccagacatctggatcccagacccagtcatcataccagcctggcaccacaacactgcttcagacaggccagtctgcttctacatctcaggctcttGGCAGCCCTGGAGCTGCACCTTCAGGACATGCTAAATGGTACACCATTGTACAAGGTCAGACAATTCCATCTTCTCAAGCGTCTgaatcccagacccagtcatcataccagcctagcactacaacactgcttcagacaggccagcctGTTCTTCCTCAGAGTCAGCCTTCGGGAGCTTCTGCTCCATATCCAAGTCAAACCTCTGGCGTGTACAATATTGCACAGCGTCCATTGACTGTAACCCTTTCCGAAATACCTGGGTTCCacatccagtcatcataccagcctggcaccacaacacaggttcagacaggccagtctgcgtctacatctcaggctcagtcctctggcGCATCAACGTTGTATCAAGGGATTAGCTCTGGCAGGTATCTGACGTCACTGGGTCATATAATTCCTTCCTCCTCCCAGTCTGTGGTCACtacaaaccagacatctggatcccagacccagtcatcataccagcctggcactacaacactgcttcagacaggccagtctgcttctacatctcaggctcagtcctctggtgcatcaacattgtatcaaggaattaggaggaatgtgacttctctgggtcatggctttccatactcaacccagtctgtggtgacttcaaaccagacatctggatcccagacccagtcatcataccagcctggcaccacaacactgcttcagacaggccagtctgcttctacatctcaggctcttGGCAGCCATGGAGCTGCACCTTCAGGACATGCTAAATGGTACACCATTGTACAAGGTCAGACAATTCCATCTTCTCAAGcgtctggatcccagacccagtcatcataccagcctagcactacaacactgcttcagacaggccagcctGTTCTTCCTCAGAGTCAGCCTTCGGGAGCTTCTGCTCCATATCCAAGTCAAACCTCTGGCGTGTACAATATTGCACAGCGTCCATTGACTGCAACCCTTTCCGAAATACCTGGGTTCCacatccagtcatcataccagcctggcactacaacactgcttcagacaggccagtctgcgtctacatctcaggctcagtcctctggcgcatcaacattgtatcaaggaattaggaggaatgtgacttctctgggtcatggctttccatactcaacccagtctgtggtgactgcaaaccagacatctggatcccagacccagtcatcataccagcctggcaccacaacactgcttcagacaggcctgtctgcttctacatctcaggctcagtcctctggtgcCTCAACATTCTATCAAGGGATTAGCTCTGGCAGGTATCTGACTtcactgggtcagagcattcCATCCTCCTCCCACTCTGTGGTCACTACAAACAAAATCTCTGGATTGCAGGACCAGTCATTTCAGCCTGACACCACAACAAATGCTTTGGTGGGTcagtctgcttctacatctTTGGCTCACGGCAACTTTCAGGCTCCAAATTGGCATACGATAACTCCTCCTAGATTCCATAATTTGCTACGGAACGTGTCGGTTTCTCAATCTCTGAGCTCTGATCCCCAAACAAGAACAATCAACAATATTTTGCCGTTTCTGAACCAAAGTGCTGGGACTTCTGCCATGTCTCAGAATAATGTACAGACCCCAGCAtttcacacatctacacacttcTCACCTGTcccacaaactgttgccactCCCCCAGTCTCTCTACCCAAGCCTTGCCGACAGACACAATgctcaatggtggagagtgcaATTGCCTCTATAGCATCCAGCCAAACCTCTCCTCGTGTTGCCACATCATCTCAAGGCACAGGCTCTTTTGCTGCTGTACCCATTCCAGGTACCTCACAGAATTTTGCAGGCATTGATTTCCAGGGTACATTGCCAGTACATGACCAGTACAGCTCGGTGTGTAACTTTCCATTTGGTTTCTGCAATTCTCCTCAAGGAGCTGCAAACAACAAATTTGTTCGAAGCCAGAGTGTACAGACACACAACCTGTGA